In Danaus plexippus chromosome 14, MEX_DaPlex, whole genome shotgun sequence, a single genomic region encodes these proteins:
- the LOC116769621 gene encoding sideroflexin-2 isoform X1, whose protein sequence is MDGDYILRKIMTEKRIDITEPLWDQSTFVGRFRHFAFISNPLLSMASEKELYEAKELYFKYKEGKEPPNTQLTQVVRAKQLYESAFHPDSGELQNVFGRMSFQMPGGCLITGAMLQWYRTATAVVFWQWVNQSFNALVNYTNRNANSPLSTTQMGVAYISATSAAMATALTFKYGIQKRAKNPILARFVPFAAVAAANWVNIPLMRQNEIVLGLDVTDENGKIIGKSQIAPVKGISQVVTSRIIMCAPGMLLLPVIMEKIEPKAWMQRIKWAHIGIQTGIVGMFLTFMVPTACAIFPQKCKLSIDTIKRFEKDRYEEILKNTDGKPPEYVYFNKGL, encoded by the exons ATGGATGGAGACTATATACTCCGAAAg ATCATGACAGAGAAAAGAATTGATATAACAGAACCCCTGTGGGATCAGAGCACCTTTGTCGGAAGATTCCGACACTTTGCTTTCATATCAAACCCATTATTGTCTATGGCATCGGAAAAAGAACTTTATGAAGCcaaggaattatattttaaatataa GGAAGGTAAGGAACCTCCGAATACTCAGTTGACTCAAGTTGTGAGAGCGAAGCAGCTATATGAATCGGCTTTCCACCCTGACAGCGGTGAATTACAGAATGTGTTCGGCAGGATGTCGTTTCAAATGCCCGGAGGTTGTTTAATAACTGGGGCTATGCTGCAATGGTATAG AACAGCAACCGCGGTAGTGTTCTGGCAGTGGGTGAACCAGTCGTTCAACGCTCTGGTCAACTACACGAACAGAAACGCCAACTCTCCTCTATCAACGACACAGATGGGTGTAGCTTACATCTCAGCGACATCGGCCGCTATGGCCACGGCACTAACATTCAAATACGGCATACAGAAACGTGCCAAGAATCCAATACTCGCT aGATTCGTGCCATTCGCTGCGGTCGCAGCAGCCAACTGGGTCAATATACCCTTAATGAGacaaaatgaaatagttttag GGTTGGATGTGACCGATGAAAACGGTAAAATAATTGGAAAATCCCAAATAGCCCCCGTCAAGGGAATATCACAAGTTGTAACTTCAAG gatAATAATGTGCGCGCCCGGCATGCTGTTACTGCCTGTTATAATGGAGAAAATAGAACCCAAAGCCTGGATGCAGAGAATTAAGTGGGCTCACATCGGCATACAAACAGGAATCGTTGGAATGTT cttAACTTTCATGGTGCCAACCGCTTGTGCAATATTCCCACAGAAATG TAAACTCTCAATTGATACAATAAAGCGCTTTGAAAAGGACAGATATGAAGAAATTTTGAAGAACACAGACGGCAAGCCGCCAGAATacgtttatttcaacaaaGGCCTTTAG
- the LOC116769621 gene encoding sideroflexin-2 isoform X2: MTEKRIDITEPLWDQSTFVGRFRHFAFISNPLLSMASEKELYEAKELYFKYKEGKEPPNTQLTQVVRAKQLYESAFHPDSGELQNVFGRMSFQMPGGCLITGAMLQWYRTATAVVFWQWVNQSFNALVNYTNRNANSPLSTTQMGVAYISATSAAMATALTFKYGIQKRAKNPILARFVPFAAVAAANWVNIPLMRQNEIVLGLDVTDENGKIIGKSQIAPVKGISQVVTSRIIMCAPGMLLLPVIMEKIEPKAWMQRIKWAHIGIQTGIVGMFLTFMVPTACAIFPQKCKLSIDTIKRFEKDRYEEILKNTDGKPPEYVYFNKGL; this comes from the exons ATGACAGAGAAAAGAATTGATATAACAGAACCCCTGTGGGATCAGAGCACCTTTGTCGGAAGATTCCGACACTTTGCTTTCATATCAAACCCATTATTGTCTATGGCATCGGAAAAAGAACTTTATGAAGCcaaggaattatattttaaatataa GGAAGGTAAGGAACCTCCGAATACTCAGTTGACTCAAGTTGTGAGAGCGAAGCAGCTATATGAATCGGCTTTCCACCCTGACAGCGGTGAATTACAGAATGTGTTCGGCAGGATGTCGTTTCAAATGCCCGGAGGTTGTTTAATAACTGGGGCTATGCTGCAATGGTATAG AACAGCAACCGCGGTAGTGTTCTGGCAGTGGGTGAACCAGTCGTTCAACGCTCTGGTCAACTACACGAACAGAAACGCCAACTCTCCTCTATCAACGACACAGATGGGTGTAGCTTACATCTCAGCGACATCGGCCGCTATGGCCACGGCACTAACATTCAAATACGGCATACAGAAACGTGCCAAGAATCCAATACTCGCT aGATTCGTGCCATTCGCTGCGGTCGCAGCAGCCAACTGGGTCAATATACCCTTAATGAGacaaaatgaaatagttttag GGTTGGATGTGACCGATGAAAACGGTAAAATAATTGGAAAATCCCAAATAGCCCCCGTCAAGGGAATATCACAAGTTGTAACTTCAAG gatAATAATGTGCGCGCCCGGCATGCTGTTACTGCCTGTTATAATGGAGAAAATAGAACCCAAAGCCTGGATGCAGAGAATTAAGTGGGCTCACATCGGCATACAAACAGGAATCGTTGGAATGTT cttAACTTTCATGGTGCCAACCGCTTGTGCAATATTCCCACAGAAATG TAAACTCTCAATTGATACAATAAAGCGCTTTGAAAAGGACAGATATGAAGAAATTTTGAAGAACACAGACGGCAAGCCGCCAGAATacgtttatttcaacaaaGGCCTTTAG